A window of Octopus sinensis linkage group LG29, ASM634580v1, whole genome shotgun sequence contains these coding sequences:
- the LOC115226005 gene encoding peritrophin-1-like, with protein sequence MAGSISVLSLVVPIWLWAASVTPVQSSCQDWTPHPSGDCGRYVRCFDDMTVFVKKCPANLHFNPNLRVCDWPWNVVCGNTSHWVPQKPPTTTPSHSTPSECIYSCPTGVEWGRFPDLDTNCQAFYECENGHCRIGQCPTGLQFNALILSCDLPENTLCPNFRAKDPCPKK encoded by the exons ATGGCCGGGAGTATTTCAGTTCTGTCTTTGGTGGTGCCGATCTGGTTGTGGGCCGCCTCAG tGACCCCTGTTCAGAGCAGCTGCCAAGACTGGACGCCCCACCCGTCCGGTGACTGCGGCCGCTACGTTCGCTGCTTCGACGACATGACGGTCTTTGTCAAGAAATGTCCTGCCAATCTTCACTTCAACCCAAATCTTCGTGTCTGCGATTGGCCATGGAACGTGGTGTGTGGTAACACGTCCCACTGGGTGCCACAGAAACCACCGACCACAACCCCTAGTCACAGCACACCCTCGG AGTGTATCTATTCATGTCCGACAGGCGTTGAGTGGGGACGGTTCCCAGATCTGGATACAAACTGCCAAGCGTTCTACGAGTGTGAAAACGGTCACTGCAGAATTGGTCAGTGTCCGACGGGTCTTCAGTTTAATGCCTTAATTCTTAGCTGTGATCTTCCTGAAAATACACTTTGTCCAAATTTCCGTGCAAAAGACCCTTGTCCGAAGAAATAA